Proteins from one Faecalibacterium sp. I3-3-33 genomic window:
- a CDS encoding glycoside hydrolase family 13 protein yields the protein MKKTWWKEAVVYQVYPRSFQDSNGDGIGDLPGVTARLDYLHTLGVDVIWLSPFYQSPGLDMGYDISDYQAIDPKFGTLADFDALLAKAHALGMRVVIDLVVNHTSDQHRWFQESRKSRSNPYRDYYIWRDGVNGGPPNNWGSNFSGSAWKYDETTGQYYLHTFGDFQPDLNWENPALRQQIYQMMRWWCDRGVDGFRMDVISMISKTPQMPDGERKPGSIYGSFAPFVVNGPRVHEYLQEMNREVLSCYDLLTVGECAGLTTRQACQYANENGTELTMAFQFEHMDLDGGESFKWNLRKINIVELKQLLSKWQYDLQDKAWNSLYWCNHDQPRIVSRMGDDRTPEARERSAKALALCIHMMQGTPYVYEGEELGMTNGHFETLEDFRDVESINAYRELTGAGVIGPEVMMAFLRYKSRDNARTPMQWDDSPNGGFTTGKPWIGVNPNHRQINAAEQLARPDSVFHFYQKLIALRHATPVIVYGRYDLLLPEDPQLYVYTRTLDDQELLVVCNLTGSSAALALPQTFAAGTLLISNYEDTTPCPAMQLRPWEAFAMLQED from the coding sequence ATGAAAAAAACGTGGTGGAAGGAAGCGGTGGTGTATCAGGTATACCCCCGCAGCTTTCAGGACTCCAACGGCGATGGCATCGGGGACCTGCCCGGCGTCACTGCCCGGCTGGACTATCTGCACACACTGGGTGTGGACGTGATCTGGCTTTCCCCCTTCTATCAGTCTCCGGGGCTGGATATGGGCTATGATATCAGCGATTATCAGGCCATCGACCCAAAGTTCGGCACGCTGGCGGACTTTGACGCCCTGCTGGCAAAGGCGCATGCACTGGGCATGCGGGTGGTCATCGACCTTGTGGTCAACCACACCTCGGACCAGCACCGCTGGTTTCAGGAAAGCCGCAAAAGCAGATCGAACCCCTACCGGGACTACTACATCTGGCGGGATGGGGTCAACGGCGGCCCGCCCAACAACTGGGGGTCCAACTTCTCGGGCAGTGCGTGGAAGTATGACGAAACGACCGGACAGTATTATCTGCATACCTTCGGGGATTTTCAGCCGGACTTGAACTGGGAGAACCCGGCGCTCCGGCAGCAGATCTACCAAATGATGCGCTGGTGGTGCGACCGCGGGGTGGACGGCTTCCGGATGGACGTGATCAGCATGATCAGCAAAACACCGCAGATGCCGGACGGCGAACGAAAGCCCGGCAGCATCTACGGCAGTTTTGCCCCCTTTGTGGTCAACGGCCCCCGGGTGCACGAGTACCTGCAGGAGATGAACCGGGAGGTGCTGAGCTGCTACGACCTGCTGACGGTGGGGGAGTGCGCGGGCCTGACCACCCGGCAGGCCTGCCAGTATGCCAACGAAAACGGCACTGAGCTGACCATGGCGTTCCAGTTCGAGCACATGGATCTGGACGGCGGCGAGAGCTTCAAGTGGAACCTGCGCAAGATCAACATCGTGGAGTTGAAGCAGCTGCTGAGCAAGTGGCAGTACGATCTGCAGGACAAGGCGTGGAACAGCCTGTACTGGTGCAACCACGACCAACCCCGCATCGTGTCCCGCATGGGGGACGACCGCACGCCGGAAGCCCGGGAACGCAGCGCCAAGGCACTGGCCCTGTGCATCCACATGATGCAGGGCACGCCCTATGTGTACGAGGGCGAGGAACTGGGCATGACCAACGGACACTTTGAAACGCTGGAGGATTTCCGGGACGTGGAAAGCATCAACGCTTACCGCGAACTGACCGGTGCCGGGGTGATCGGACCGGAGGTGATGATGGCCTTTCTGCGCTACAAGAGCCGGGACAACGCCCGCACCCCGATGCAGTGGGACGACTCGCCCAACGGCGGCTTTACCACCGGCAAACCATGGATCGGGGTCAACCCCAACCATCGGCAGATCAACGCGGCGGAGCAGCTGGCAAGGCCGGATTCCGTGTTCCACTTCTATCAAAAGCTCATTGCGCTGCGCCATGCCACACCGGTCATCGTGTACGGACGCTACGACCTGCTTTTGCCGGAGGACCCGCAGCTGTACGTCTATACCCGGACGCTGGACGATCAGGAACTGCTGGTGGTCTGCAACCTGACCGGCAGCAGCGCGGCGCTTGCCCTGCCGCAGACCTTTGCCGCCGGTACGCTGCTGATCTCGAATTATGAGGATACCACCCCGTGCCCGGCGATGCAGCTGCGTCCCTGGGAAGCCTTTGCAATGTTACAGGAGGACTGA
- a CDS encoding carbohydrate ABC transporter permease — MKRKMSAGRVLLYAVLILYALVTLYPFLWMVAASFKPLREIVGGNMSLLSGNMSLDNYATIFGHSSLFPRWFLNSLIISLVGTVINVFINSMAGYSLSCLSFPGQNRIYHGLLLLMMIPGQVLLIPNYLLLKEFGMLDSFTALILPAAANIGNIFLMRQFFMNFPRDVIEAAEIDGLGRYGVFFRIAMPLARPTIATTAIFGFMGFWNEFTKPMLYLKTQTKYTLTLGLQSFQSQNAGTMWNQVMAAACISVVPIILLYLIFNKFFLVGVRMDGEK, encoded by the coding sequence GTGAAAAGAAAAATGTCTGCGGGGCGGGTGCTGCTGTATGCAGTGCTGATCCTGTATGCGCTGGTCACCCTGTATCCCTTCCTGTGGATGGTGGCGGCCTCCTTCAAACCCCTGCGGGAGATCGTGGGCGGCAACATGAGCCTGCTGTCCGGCAACATGTCGCTGGACAACTATGCCACCATTTTCGGGCACAGCTCGCTGTTCCCGCGCTGGTTTTTGAACTCGCTTATCATCTCGCTGGTGGGTACGGTCATCAACGTGTTCATCAACTCCATGGCAGGCTATTCGCTGTCCTGCCTGAGCTTCCCCGGGCAGAACCGAATCTATCACGGTCTCCTGCTGTTGATGATGATCCCCGGGCAGGTGCTGCTGATCCCCAACTACCTGCTGCTGAAGGAATTTGGGATGCTGGACTCCTTCACGGCCCTGATCCTTCCGGCAGCAGCCAACATCGGCAACATCTTCCTGATGCGGCAGTTCTTTATGAACTTCCCCCGGGATGTGATCGAGGCCGCCGAGATCGACGGTCTGGGCCGCTACGGCGTGTTCTTCCGCATTGCCATGCCGCTGGCACGGCCCACCATTGCGACCACCGCCATCTTCGGCTTTATGGGGTTCTGGAATGAGTTCACCAAACCCATGCTCTACCTCAAGACCCAGACCAAGTACACTCTGACGCTGGGACTGCAGAGCTTCCAGTCCCAGAACGCCGGAACCATGTGGAATCAGGTCATGGCTGCTGCCTGTATCTCGGTGGTGCCCATCATCCTGCTGTACCTGATCTTCAACAAGTTCTTCCTGGTCGGTGTACGCATGGACGGCGAAAAGTAA
- a CDS encoding carbohydrate ABC transporter permease produces the protein MIGSTPTAAKKRSPRTKPTKRKLQEWRQGYVFLAPALLIIGVFIGISALFVVYLSFHKVNLFTDTYTFVGLNNYKRLLTDEIARKALTNSLSFAAVVVPCQTIIALVIASVLNSNIRGKNAFRAIYFLPTLTSSSALTLIFMFMFSVTGPINMMLIKTGILPVGGGINFLNDPKFALKVIMIMNIWSTVPQYTTMYLASLQDLPANLYDAASIDGANAVQKFTNVTVPYLKPITTYVLLTGIIGTLQMFDQAYIFSNGSGGPANSTLTVSLMVYRYAFGTNNAMGYASTIAIVLAIVIMAVSRLSEKLNASERLY, from the coding sequence ATGATTGGAAGCACTCCGACTGCTGCAAAAAAGCGGTCACCACGGACAAAGCCCACAAAGCGCAAGCTGCAGGAATGGCGGCAGGGCTATGTGTTTTTGGCACCGGCCCTGCTCATCATCGGGGTGTTCATCGGCATTTCTGCGTTGTTTGTGGTCTACCTGTCCTTCCACAAGGTCAATCTATTCACAGACACCTACACCTTTGTGGGACTGAATAACTACAAGCGCCTGCTGACTGATGAGATCGCCCGCAAGGCTCTGACCAACTCGCTGAGCTTTGCGGCGGTGGTGGTGCCCTGCCAGACCATCATCGCTCTGGTGATCGCCAGTGTGCTGAACAGCAACATCCGCGGTAAAAACGCCTTCCGCGCCATCTACTTTCTGCCCACGCTGACCTCCAGCTCGGCACTGACCCTGATCTTCATGTTCATGTTCAGCGTGACCGGACCCATCAACATGATGCTCATCAAGACGGGCATCCTGCCGGTGGGCGGTGGCATCAACTTCTTGAACGACCCCAAGTTTGCGCTGAAGGTCATTATGATCATGAACATCTGGTCCACCGTGCCGCAGTACACCACCATGTACCTTGCCAGCCTGCAGGATCTACCGGCGAATCTGTACGATGCAGCGTCTATTGATGGTGCCAATGCGGTGCAGAAGTTCACCAACGTCACAGTGCCGTATCTCAAGCCCATCACCACCTATGTCCTGCTTACCGGCATCATCGGCACGCTGCAGATGTTCGATCAGGCGTACATCTTCTCCAACGGCTCCGGCGGGCCTGCCAACAGCACCCTGACCGTCTCGCTGATGGTGTACCGCTACGCCTTTGGCACCAACAATGCCATGGGTTATGCTTCCACCATTGCCATCGTGCTGGCCATCGTCATCATGGCGGTCTCCCGCCTGTCCGAAAAGCTGAACGCTTCGGAACGTCTGTACTAA